Proteins encoded within one genomic window of Nitrospira sp.:
- a CDS encoding nucleoside-diphosphate kinase — translation MMSERTLAIIKPDAVKKNAVGDIINRYEQAGLKPVAIKLIHMSQSVAEGFYAVHNARPFFGSLCSFMSSGPAVVLVLQGDNAIKKNRELMGATDPAKADAGTIRKAHGANIEFNAVHGSDSPETAQFEIGYFFPGMEIFR, via the coding sequence ATCATGAGCGAAAGAACGTTGGCCATTATCAAGCCGGATGCTGTGAAAAAGAATGCCGTGGGAGATATTATCAATCGCTATGAGCAAGCCGGGCTGAAGCCGGTGGCGATCAAGCTGATTCACATGTCTCAGTCGGTCGCTGAGGGGTTTTATGCCGTGCATAACGCGCGCCCTTTTTTCGGGAGCCTTTGCAGCTTCATGTCTTCCGGGCCTGCCGTCGTCCTTGTGTTGCAGGGTGACAATGCGATCAAAAAGAATCGTGAGCTGATGGGGGCGACCGACCCAGCGAAAGCCGATGCGGGAACCATCCGCAAAGCACACGGAGCGAACATCGAATTCAACGCCGTCCATGGTTCCGACTCGCCGGAAACTGCACAATTCGAGATTGGATATTTCTTCCCCGGCATGGAGATTTTCCGTTAA
- the gcvH gene encoding glycine cleavage system protein GcvH, with protein MIPSDLRFHKEHEWVRLDGKRATVGISDFAQDALGDIVFLDLPKVGVVVKVGQQIGEVESTKTTSTLYTPVSGTVSQINTELKDHPEVVNSDPYGKGWIAIIDLADPGEVDQLMTAAQYEAFLASQKH; from the coding sequence ATGATTCCATCTGATTTGCGTTTTCACAAAGAGCATGAGTGGGTTCGCCTCGATGGGAAACGAGCGACGGTGGGCATCAGTGATTTTGCGCAGGATGCCTTAGGCGATATCGTCTTTCTGGATCTTCCTAAAGTCGGGGTAGTGGTCAAGGTCGGCCAACAGATCGGTGAAGTGGAATCGACGAAAACAACGTCTACGCTCTATACGCCGGTGAGCGGAACGGTGAGCCAGATTAACACCGAGCTCAAAGATCATCCTGAAGTGGTGAATTCGGATCCCTACGGCAAGGGTTGGATCGCAATCATCGATCTTGCCGATCCAGGGGAAGTTGATCAGTTAATGACGGCTGCTCAGTACGAAGCCTTTCTCGCCAGTCAAAAACATTGA